A DNA window from Flavisolibacter ginsenosidimutans contains the following coding sequences:
- the purL gene encoding phosphoribosylformylglycinamidine synthase subunit PurL: protein MEITAKTAKDLRLTEEEFELIKTKLGRTPNFTELCAFSGMWSEHCSYKNSIKWLKTLPREGGRMLVKAGEENAGLMDIGEGYGVVFKIESHNHPSAIEPFQGAATGVGGIHRDIFTMGARPIAALNSLRFGSLEEKKTQHLLAGIVHGISHYGNCFGVPTVGGEIYFDECYHTNPLVNAMSVGIVKVGETVSATATGVGNPVMYVGSATGKDGIGGASFASAEITEESTEELPAVQVGDPFQEKKLLEACLEVIQTGAVVGMQDMGAAGIICSTAEMSAKGEAGMYIELDKVPMRQTAMKAWELLLSESQERMLLVVEKGREADVKKVFDKWDLENAVIGHVTDDGLLSFYMNGELEAQIPAQELVLGGGAPQYEREARKPKYLDEVDRFNIDSVKEPSDLKAVAEQLIQLPSIANKRWIYHQYDSMVGTVNTSTNTPTDAAIVLVKETGKGIAVTVDCNSRFVFADPYKGAMMAVAEAARNIVCSGGVPLGVTNCLNFGNPYDPEVYYQFVQAVKGMGEACRKFDTPVTGGNVSFYNQGPEGPVFPTPTIGMVGLVDDVSKKMTLDFKQAGDEIYLLGNVQNEISSSQYLSKICGIEQSPAPHFELEEEYKLQEVVKQLIQQGLIQSAHDVSEGGLITALLEKGFHRGLGFAASTAISDESPVRKDAFLFGESGSRVVVSVNEKQQEEFLRFIEKSKLSCNRLGNVTGSDVTVDYQNWGNIADWRKLYDNAIEKHLAKDTAPEEALSMI, encoded by the coding sequence ATGGAGATAACCGCCAAAACCGCGAAAGACCTTCGCCTTACCGAAGAAGAATTTGAGCTCATCAAAACGAAACTCGGCCGCACGCCCAACTTCACCGAACTCTGTGCCTTCAGCGGCATGTGGAGCGAACATTGCAGCTATAAAAATTCCATCAAGTGGTTAAAGACCTTGCCACGCGAAGGCGGCCGCATGTTGGTAAAAGCCGGCGAAGAAAATGCCGGCCTTATGGACATTGGCGAAGGCTACGGCGTGGTGTTTAAAATCGAATCGCACAACCACCCTTCGGCCATTGAACCCTTCCAGGGTGCAGCCACCGGCGTTGGCGGCATTCACCGCGATATTTTTACAATGGGTGCACGGCCTATTGCCGCACTCAATTCACTTCGCTTCGGCAGTTTGGAAGAAAAGAAAACACAGCATTTGTTAGCCGGCATTGTGCACGGCATTTCTCATTACGGAAACTGTTTTGGCGTGCCTACCGTTGGCGGTGAAATTTATTTCGACGAATGCTATCACACCAACCCTTTGGTAAACGCCATGAGCGTAGGCATTGTGAAAGTTGGTGAAACGGTTTCGGCTACGGCCACAGGCGTTGGCAATCCTGTGATGTATGTCGGAAGCGCCACTGGTAAAGACGGCATTGGCGGCGCTTCGTTTGCGTCGGCGGAAATTACCGAAGAAAGCACAGAAGAATTACCGGCGGTACAAGTTGGTGATCCTTTCCAGGAAAAGAAATTACTGGAAGCATGTCTCGAAGTGATTCAAACCGGCGCTGTGGTTGGCATGCAGGACATGGGCGCTGCGGGCATCATTTGCTCCACTGCCGAAATGAGTGCCAAAGGCGAAGCGGGTATGTACATCGAGCTTGATAAAGTACCGATGCGGCAAACAGCCATGAAAGCCTGGGAATTGCTGTTAAGCGAAAGCCAGGAACGCATGTTGCTGGTGGTTGAGAAAGGACGAGAAGCCGATGTAAAAAAAGTATTTGACAAATGGGATTTGGAAAACGCGGTCATTGGTCACGTAACCGATGACGGCTTGCTCAGCTTTTACATGAACGGCGAGTTAGAAGCACAAATACCCGCACAAGAGTTGGTACTCGGCGGCGGCGCACCGCAATACGAAAGAGAAGCCCGCAAGCCAAAATATTTGGATGAAGTAGACCGCTTCAACATTGATTCGGTTAAAGAACCAAGCGATTTAAAAGCTGTTGCAGAACAATTGATTCAATTGCCCAGCATTGCCAACAAGCGCTGGATCTATCATCAATACGACAGCATGGTAGGAACGGTGAATACATCTACCAACACGCCAACCGATGCGGCAATTGTTTTGGTAAAAGAAACAGGCAAAGGCATTGCCGTAACCGTTGATTGCAACAGCCGTTTTGTTTTTGCCGATCCGTACAAAGGCGCGATGATGGCCGTGGCCGAAGCCGCACGAAACATTGTTTGCAGCGGCGGCGTTCCGCTTGGCGTAACCAACTGCTTGAATTTTGGCAACCCTTACGATCCCGAAGTTTATTATCAATTTGTACAAGCCGTAAAAGGCATGGGCGAAGCTTGCCGCAAATTTGATACGCCGGTCACGGGCGGCAACGTAAGCTTTTACAACCAGGGACCCGAAGGCCCTGTGTTTCCAACGCCAACGATTGGCATGGTGGGTTTGGTGGACGATGTTTCTAAAAAAATGACACTGGACTTCAAGCAAGCCGGCGATGAAATCTATTTGTTGGGCAATGTTCAAAACGAAATTTCTTCTTCGCAATACCTGAGCAAAATTTGCGGCATTGAACAATCACCCGCGCCGCATTTTGAGTTGGAAGAAGAATACAAGTTGCAGGAAGTTGTCAAGCAACTTATTCAGCAAGGCTTGATCCAAAGTGCACACGATGTAAGCGAAGGCGGATTGATTACAGCCTTGCTGGAAAAAGGTTTTCATCGCGGGTTGGGCTTCGCCGCGTCTACGGCAATTTCGGATGAAAGCCCTGTGCGCAAGGATGCTTTCCTTTTTGGCGAAAGCGGCAGCCGCGTGGTGGTATCGGTCAACGAAAAACAACAAGAAGAATTTCTGCGCTTCATTGAAAAATCGAAGCTTTCTTGCAATCGTTTGGGCAACGTAACCGGCAGCGATGTTACCGTGGACTATCAGAACTGGGGCAATATTGCTGATTGGAGAAAGTTGTATGACAACGCGATTGAAAAACATCTTGCAAAAGACACGGCACCGGAAGAAGCGCTCAGCATGATTTAA